Proteins encoded in a region of the Paenibacillus sp. W2I17 genome:
- a CDS encoding SPFH domain-containing protein, whose amino-acid sequence MAIIDVIKYDGSPDVFAWKHPETELGTWTQLIVNQSQQAILFKDGRALDMFGPGRHTLSTANIPILNRLVNLPFGGKSPFAAEVWYVNQVSALDVKWGTANPIQIQDPKYNIIVPVRTFGQMGIKISDSRKFLVKLVGTLPEFNQVNMINYFRGLIIMNINSMLSSYLIHRKVSVLEINAYIAEISRHFADTVASTFEEFGIELINLYIHNVNLPEEDPSVIRLREALARKAEMDIIGYTYQQERSFDTLEGAAKNEGSMQSDIMGAGLGMGMGVGLGGSFSGEMSQMSKVMSTKETPAVSICKQCHHPNQENSSFCSKCGNSLAEKSVATTDCNNCGHALPKGTKFCPNCGDKYHACPSCGADNAENALECIQCHQPMPSPCPNCNHMNSGHTKFCGNCGTGLSLKCSRCQHEVKPGQKFCLDCGNNLQEGGQA is encoded by the coding sequence ATGGCGATTATTGACGTAATTAAGTATGATGGCTCACCTGATGTGTTTGCTTGGAAACATCCCGAGACTGAACTGGGAACATGGACTCAGTTAATTGTGAATCAATCTCAACAAGCAATTCTTTTCAAGGATGGAAGAGCGCTTGATATGTTTGGACCCGGAAGGCATACTCTGAGTACTGCGAATATCCCGATCTTGAACCGTCTCGTTAACCTTCCGTTCGGAGGAAAGTCACCTTTTGCAGCAGAAGTATGGTATGTCAATCAAGTAAGCGCATTGGACGTTAAATGGGGAACGGCGAATCCGATTCAGATCCAGGATCCCAAGTATAATATTATTGTTCCCGTAAGAACATTTGGACAAATGGGAATTAAAATCTCGGATTCACGAAAATTTTTGGTCAAGCTTGTGGGAACACTGCCTGAGTTTAACCAAGTGAATATGATTAATTACTTCCGTGGGTTGATTATCATGAATATTAACTCCATGTTGTCATCATATCTAATACATAGAAAAGTAAGTGTTTTGGAGATCAATGCATATATCGCCGAGATATCACGACATTTTGCAGATACGGTAGCTTCTACTTTTGAAGAATTTGGTATTGAGTTAATCAACCTGTATATTCACAATGTTAATCTGCCTGAAGAAGACCCTTCAGTCATTCGATTAAGAGAAGCGTTGGCACGCAAAGCTGAGATGGATATTATTGGGTACACATATCAGCAAGAACGTTCGTTTGATACGCTTGAAGGTGCAGCGAAGAATGAAGGAAGCATGCAGTCAGACATCATGGGCGCAGGGCTTGGTATGGGCATGGGGGTTGGTCTGGGTGGTTCTTTCAGTGGCGAGATGTCCCAGATGTCTAAAGTGATGTCTACGAAGGAAACGCCTGCAGTAAGTATATGTAAGCAGTGCCATCATCCGAATCAGGAGAACAGCTCTTTTTGCAGCAAATGTGGCAATTCATTAGCCGAAAAATCGGTAGCAACAACAGATTGCAATAATTGTGGACATGCCTTGCCAAAGGGAACCAAATTCTGTCCTAACTGTGGTGACAAATACCACGCGTGTCCTTCATGTGGGGCGGATAATGCGGAGAACGCATTGGAATGTATCCAATGTCATCAACCGATGCCTAGCCCATGCCCAAATTGTAACCATATGAATTCCGGTCATACAAAATTCTGTGGCAACTGTGGCACAGGTTTAAGCTTGAAATGTAGTCGTTGCCAACATGAAGTAAAACCCGGCCAGAAGTTCTGTCTCGATTGCGGAAACAATCTGCAAGAAGGAGGACAGGCATAG
- a CDS encoding serine hydrolase: MLNAVELTTKVEEVMERVNFSGVVLLQQAGKTLLNMKRGYANRSEELANQVDTRFGIASGCKIFTAVSVCQLIEAGKLSADSKLTDVLDVEFPLWDEGITIQQLLTHTSGIPDYFDEEVMEDFSELWKDRPVYAMRRLSDFLPMFQHLPMKFAPGERFHYNNAGFIVLGLIVEQHSGLSFTDYVEEHIFKRCGMKDSGYFVTDQLPRNTALGYIDHEDSSWNTNMFSIPVKGGSDGGAYVTAPDMIRFWDALLGHQLLNAETTQQLLTPHAHQEDEEYYGQGIWIDRKREDIFKFHVMGFDPGVSFMSSVYPDYDLQLVVLSNQESGPYPITIAIEEALA; encoded by the coding sequence ATGTTGAATGCAGTAGAGCTGACAACAAAAGTAGAAGAAGTCATGGAACGCGTGAATTTTTCGGGTGTTGTATTACTCCAGCAAGCCGGGAAAACCCTTTTGAATATGAAACGTGGTTATGCGAATCGCAGTGAAGAGCTTGCCAATCAGGTGGACACACGCTTTGGAATTGCATCTGGATGTAAGATCTTCACCGCAGTGAGTGTATGCCAACTAATTGAAGCAGGCAAGTTGTCTGCGGATTCCAAGCTTACGGATGTGTTGGATGTGGAGTTTCCACTATGGGACGAAGGAATCACCATCCAGCAGTTGTTAACACACACGTCAGGCATTCCGGATTATTTCGATGAAGAAGTGATGGAAGACTTTTCAGAATTATGGAAAGACAGACCCGTCTACGCGATGCGGCGATTAAGTGACTTTCTGCCCATGTTTCAGCATCTGCCAATGAAGTTTGCTCCGGGTGAACGTTTTCATTATAATAATGCGGGTTTTATTGTGCTGGGGCTTATCGTGGAACAACATTCAGGACTGTCGTTTACAGATTATGTGGAAGAGCACATTTTCAAAAGGTGTGGCATGAAGGACTCCGGTTATTTCGTAACAGATCAGCTCCCGCGTAACACAGCTTTAGGGTATATCGATCATGAAGATAGCTCTTGGAATACTAATATGTTCTCCATTCCTGTCAAAGGTGGATCGGACGGTGGAGCCTATGTTACGGCACCGGATATGATTCGGTTTTGGGATGCTTTGCTGGGTCACCAATTGTTGAATGCAGAGACGACACAGCAGTTATTAACTCCACATGCTCATCAAGAGGATGAAGAGTACTATGGGCAGGGTATCTGGATTGACCGCAAGAGGGAAGACATTTTCAAATTTCATGTTATGGGGTTCGATCCAGGTGTGTCGTTCATGTCTTCCGTGTATCCGGACTATGATCTACAACTGGTTGTGCTCTCTAATCAAGAGTCTGGTCCGTATCCAATAACGATTGCCATCGAAGAAGCTTTGGCATGA
- a CDS encoding ABC transporter permease: MKESHTVISVSPSLKKNSLGKRIWKNWELYLFMLPALLYFLVFHYGPMYGIQIAFKNFVPSKGITGSEWVGFDHFERFFNSYFFWDLLWNTFSISFYELAIGFPLPIILALAFNEVRNGPFKKSVQTVTYAPHFISVVVMAGMIITFLSPSSGMIVRFIEFIGLEPAQFLTDPAWFKTVYVFSGVWQSTGWGTIIYLAALSGVDPQLHEAAIMDGASRIKRVLHINLPTILPTITIMLILNMGNILGLGFEKILLLQNSLNMEASDVISTYVYRAGLVNAQYSFSTAVGLFNSVVNVILLVTVNQIAKRTSENSLW; this comes from the coding sequence GTGAAGGAGAGTCACACTGTAATATCCGTAAGTCCTTCATTGAAGAAGAACTCTCTTGGCAAAAGAATTTGGAAAAACTGGGAGCTTTATCTGTTCATGCTTCCCGCGTTGTTGTATTTCCTTGTTTTCCATTATGGTCCGATGTATGGCATTCAGATTGCTTTTAAGAATTTCGTACCTTCAAAAGGAATTACAGGCAGCGAATGGGTTGGTTTTGACCATTTTGAACGGTTCTTCAATTCTTATTTTTTCTGGGATCTGCTCTGGAACACATTCAGTATCAGCTTCTATGAACTTGCCATCGGATTTCCCTTGCCTATTATTCTGGCGCTGGCCTTCAACGAAGTTCGCAACGGCCCGTTCAAGAAATCGGTCCAGACGGTGACCTATGCACCTCATTTCATTTCTGTAGTTGTCATGGCAGGTATGATCATTACCTTTTTATCACCTTCCAGCGGAATGATTGTTCGGTTCATCGAGTTCATTGGTCTTGAACCAGCACAATTTTTGACTGATCCCGCATGGTTTAAGACAGTGTATGTATTCTCCGGCGTCTGGCAGAGCACCGGGTGGGGAACCATTATTTATCTCGCGGCTCTGTCAGGGGTAGATCCCCAGCTCCATGAAGCGGCCATTATGGATGGAGCAAGCCGAATTAAACGGGTGCTGCATATCAATCTGCCGACGATATTACCCACAATTACGATCATGCTGATCTTAAATATGGGTAATATACTGGGCCTTGGCTTCGAGAAGATTCTGCTGCTGCAGAATTCACTCAATATGGAAGCTTCCGATGTAATATCCACCTATGTATACCGCGCCGGTCTGGTAAACGCCCAGTATAGCTTCTCAACGGCTGTGGGATTATTCAACTCGGTAGTCAACGTTATTTTGCTTGTTACGGTCAACCAGATCGCCAAACGCACCAGTGAGAACAGCCTCTGGTAG
- a CDS encoding spore coat protein, whose translation MNPQNVVQPTLNANPNVTPNMNHGGHEMFDVHEILSSTINVLDQYMIFRTFVQSQELIGILDRQYNFILSQYNLTAECFASGQKPHQETATYMIPNMVPPVYGLKPSAPKKPNQSLADVKDAGISGHMLGLIKSHASLLGMSCSEITNGTVRRVVASQIQHFIEMAYEIFMFQNKNAYYQVPQLTPSDTQQMLQAYIPATGAPQMPNSNKPLH comes from the coding sequence ATGAACCCTCAGAATGTAGTACAACCCACATTGAATGCTAATCCAAATGTCACCCCTAACATGAATCATGGCGGCCATGAGATGTTCGATGTGCATGAGATTCTGTCCTCCACCATTAACGTGCTGGACCAATACATGATCTTTCGTACATTTGTGCAGAGCCAGGAACTGATTGGCATTCTGGACCGACAGTACAATTTCATATTATCCCAGTACAATCTGACAGCAGAGTGTTTTGCATCCGGACAGAAGCCTCATCAAGAGACAGCTACCTATATGATCCCCAACATGGTACCACCGGTATATGGCCTTAAGCCATCAGCACCGAAAAAACCAAACCAGAGCTTGGCCGATGTAAAGGATGCCGGGATTAGCGGTCATATGCTGGGACTGATCAAGTCACATGCGAGTCTGCTCGGCATGTCCTGCAGCGAGATCACAAATGGAACGGTTCGCCGAGTCGTCGCTTCGCAGATCCAGCATTTTATCGAGATGGCCTATGAAATTTTCATGTTCCAGAATAAAAACGCCTATTACCAAGTACCTCAACTCACCCCAAGTGATACACAACAGATGCTTCAGGCATACATTCCAGCAACCGGAGCACCTCAGATGCCTAATAGCAATAAACCACTTCATTAA
- a CDS encoding alpha/beta fold hydrolase, with protein sequence MLLLIGAAFLYEWFASSQAKKNFPPPGTLVQVGGYQLHIHKQGSGSPTILMEAGSGETSLSWRDIPTELAKHATVVTYDRAGYAWSESAPTERTGANIVKELHAALEKENIRGPYVMVGHSLGGMYVRLFAQTYTSEVQSLVLIDARPEDDEKNTKALLEQAQFQGNPPASLLSLLKVSGAFRLFPDFLLDGLVAKQDRDTFVNVIATPSYFHAKEKEALHAHSTEDAIRGQRLGSIPVRIIARGRPQDYAQAGIPVEIGQKLESIWQSGQRNMLNISKDSQLIVATRSGHMIIHDEPELVVKTILELISDK encoded by the coding sequence ATGTTATTGTTGATCGGTGCAGCATTCTTGTATGAGTGGTTTGCTTCGTCACAGGCCAAAAAAAACTTTCCGCCTCCCGGTACGTTAGTTCAAGTCGGCGGTTACCAGCTGCACATTCATAAACAAGGCAGTGGTTCGCCGACCATACTTATGGAGGCCGGAAGTGGTGAGACCAGTTTGTCGTGGAGAGACATTCCGACGGAACTAGCCAAACATGCAACGGTGGTCACGTATGATCGCGCAGGATATGCCTGGAGTGAATCTGCACCTACAGAACGCACAGGTGCGAATATCGTCAAAGAATTACATGCAGCTCTGGAGAAGGAGAATATCCGCGGCCCATACGTTATGGTAGGTCATTCCCTTGGGGGTATGTATGTTAGACTCTTTGCACAGACCTATACAAGTGAGGTTCAGAGCCTTGTCCTCATTGATGCGAGACCTGAGGATGATGAGAAGAATACAAAGGCTTTGTTGGAACAGGCTCAGTTTCAGGGAAACCCGCCTGCCTCCTTATTATCCTTACTGAAGGTATCTGGCGCTTTCAGATTATTCCCAGACTTTTTGCTTGATGGTCTGGTTGCCAAGCAAGATCGAGATACTTTTGTTAATGTGATTGCTACCCCTTCCTATTTTCACGCCAAAGAAAAAGAAGCCCTCCACGCCCATTCAACAGAAGATGCTATTCGTGGCCAACGTCTTGGATCAATCCCTGTACGTATCATTGCACGCGGACGTCCTCAAGACTATGCTCAAGCAGGGATTCCGGTTGAAATTGGGCAGAAGCTCGAATCCATATGGCAATCGGGACAGCGTAACATGTTGAACATATCGAAGGATAGTCAGCTCATTGTGGCCACCCGCAGTGGTCATATGATTATTCATGATGAACCTGAACTGGTTGTGAAAACAATCCTTGAGTTAATCTCTGATAAGTAG
- a CDS encoding DUF6809 family protein, with the protein MGNIIEELYYGNLRPEENIVPQDSEYRSINKEITANIEKFQKKLSEDDFKQLEELLDMMDQVHSMHSKEAFASGFKIGTLIMIESGFTS; encoded by the coding sequence GTGGGAAATATAATAGAAGAACTATATTACGGTAATCTGAGACCAGAGGAGAATATTGTTCCTCAAGATTCGGAGTATCGATCCATTAATAAGGAGATTACAGCTAATATCGAAAAATTTCAGAAAAAGCTTTCGGAGGATGACTTTAAACAGTTGGAGGAACTATTAGATATGATGGACCAAGTTCACTCTATGCATTCTAAAGAGGCTTTTGCGAGTGGTTTCAAAATTGGGACGTTGATTATGATCGAGAGTGGTTTCACAAGCTAA
- a CDS encoding carbohydrate ABC transporter permease — translation MVTAMKESRGDKLFLISTYIYLGLSLLVVLYPLIYILSASISSPQDVNSGAMWLFPKNVTLDGYKLVFENPKIWSGYWNTIIYTVVGTLLNLAVTLPASYALSRSDFVGRQLFMGLILFTMFFSGGIVPTYLLVKNLGLMNSMWALILPVAASVWNIVVARTFFQTTIPKELQEAAHIDGCTNLKLFIRIVLPLSAPIVAVMALFYGVSHWNSYFPSLIYLNDEAKYPLQMVLRQILVLQEMTAETTGSSINGEVATAMNNKAETASLIKYGVIVVSTLPIVAIYPFLQRYFVQGVMIGSVKG, via the coding sequence ATGGTTACTGCGATGAAAGAATCCAGGGGGGACAAGCTTTTTCTGATCAGCACTTATATTTATTTAGGTCTTTCACTGCTGGTTGTTCTCTATCCGCTCATCTATATTCTCAGCGCTTCAATCAGTTCACCGCAGGACGTCAATTCGGGAGCAATGTGGTTGTTTCCGAAGAATGTAACATTGGACGGCTACAAGCTTGTATTTGAGAACCCGAAGATATGGAGTGGTTACTGGAACACAATTATTTACACGGTGGTGGGGACTCTGCTCAATCTCGCCGTCACTCTGCCGGCCTCGTATGCGCTCAGCAGATCTGATTTTGTCGGGCGCCAGTTGTTCATGGGCCTCATTCTGTTCACGATGTTTTTCAGCGGCGGAATAGTGCCGACGTACCTGCTGGTCAAGAACCTTGGACTCATGAACAGCATGTGGGCATTGATTCTGCCGGTGGCCGCTTCAGTCTGGAATATCGTGGTGGCCCGCACCTTTTTTCAGACGACCATTCCAAAAGAACTTCAGGAAGCAGCGCACATTGACGGCTGTACGAATCTAAAGCTGTTCATTCGCATTGTTCTACCGCTGTCGGCACCGATTGTAGCCGTTATGGCCCTGTTCTATGGGGTGAGTCACTGGAACAGCTACTTCCCGTCCTTGATCTATTTAAATGATGAAGCGAAGTATCCGCTACAGATGGTTCTGCGTCAGATCCTTGTCCTTCAGGAAATGACGGCCGAAACTACGGGCTCATCAATCAACGGCGAGGTGGCGACCGCCATGAATAATAAGGCAGAAACGGCATCGCTGATTAAATATGGAGTCATTGTGGTCTCCACACTGCCCATCGTGGCAATCTATCCGTTCCTGCAGCGTTACTTTGTTCAAGGGGTCATGATAGGCTCTGTTAAAGGCTAA
- a CDS encoding TetR/AcrR family transcriptional regulator has product MPKIVDHESQRKVVADAAIRVIQEHGLEHATVRNIAKEAGLSVGSMRHYFATQAELFTFCMNLFAERVQKRVEALQMSGSVLQDMKNLLLQFLPLDEDRMMEMEVWFSFTAKLLVYPELKKLSDQMHQGMYRSAQWVIQELQKQGMTHPDLDAEMETEKLYALVDGLAIHILMQPDRLTVKRVEQMIEQHLSMLCQT; this is encoded by the coding sequence ATGCCAAAAATCGTAGATCATGAAAGTCAAAGGAAAGTCGTTGCTGATGCAGCCATCCGGGTCATTCAAGAGCATGGGCTTGAGCATGCTACAGTTCGGAATATAGCAAAGGAAGCGGGATTATCTGTAGGTTCCATGCGTCATTATTTTGCCACACAGGCCGAATTGTTCACCTTTTGCATGAATCTTTTTGCAGAACGGGTACAGAAGAGGGTAGAGGCGTTACAGATGAGCGGATCTGTACTGCAGGATATGAAGAATCTGCTCTTGCAATTTCTCCCGTTGGACGAAGACAGAATGATGGAAATGGAGGTTTGGTTTTCGTTTACAGCCAAATTATTGGTTTACCCCGAATTAAAAAAGTTAAGTGATCAGATGCATCAGGGGATGTATCGGTCTGCTCAGTGGGTAATCCAGGAGTTGCAGAAGCAGGGCATGACACATCCCGATCTGGATGCCGAGATGGAGACGGAGAAGTTATATGCTCTTGTAGATGGACTCGCCATTCATATCCTAATGCAGCCAGATAGACTTACAGTAAAACGAGTGGAACAAATGATTGAACAGCATTTGAGTATGCTTTGTCAAACTTAA
- a CDS encoding DUF1361 domain-containing protein, whose translation MRKLNYIRIFIFLCVVTIVTLGLYYVAADWLDHRYFRFLIWNLFLGWIPFVFSYASYLLSDMKWKGAAWLAVASGLLWLLFFPNSSYIVTDLVHLTARSTRYYGGSGVDYTYWYDLSVVLMFVWTGLLLGFLSMYQLQEVIYHRIGRWASWIFVLVGCALGSYGVLLGRVYRLNSWDALTNRDTLIELMHESVSRPSLAFCLFFGTFITTIYATLYYLINTRSPRETKKSAGSPESDLQALR comes from the coding sequence TTGAGAAAACTGAATTATATTCGCATATTTATTTTCCTTTGTGTGGTCACAATAGTAACGCTTGGGTTGTACTATGTAGCCGCAGATTGGCTGGATCATCGTTATTTCCGCTTCCTGATCTGGAATCTGTTCTTGGGCTGGATTCCTTTTGTGTTCTCTTATGCATCCTATCTTCTAAGTGATATGAAATGGAAAGGTGCTGCATGGCTTGCAGTCGCAAGTGGTCTGCTGTGGTTGTTATTTTTCCCGAACTCTTCTTACATTGTTACGGATTTGGTTCATCTGACAGCGAGAAGTACCCGGTATTATGGTGGGAGCGGAGTGGACTACACGTATTGGTACGACTTGAGTGTAGTATTAATGTTTGTCTGGACTGGACTCCTGCTTGGATTCCTATCGATGTATCAGCTTCAGGAAGTGATTTATCACCGAATTGGACGCTGGGCATCCTGGATCTTTGTACTGGTTGGCTGTGCTTTGGGAAGTTACGGAGTATTGCTTGGACGTGTATATCGACTGAATAGCTGGGATGCACTGACGAATCGCGATACTCTGATTGAGCTGATGCACGAAAGTGTAAGCCGCCCGTCTCTGGCGTTTTGCTTGTTTTTTGGCACGTTTATCACTACAATCTATGCCACATTGTATTATCTGATCAATACGAGGTCTCCCCGTGAAACGAAGAAGAGTGCAGGAAGTCCCGAGTCGGACCTGCAAGCGTTACGCTAA
- a CDS encoding glucoamylase family protein, translating to MKKVKQFSFILTFCLLANLALTPMASAGDSSNLIGFRAELKAIAYKTYTFFEDYTDQNTGLTYDEVRHTENGIEEAKRTSPTNIAMYMMSTVSAQQLGILSKKEAVHRLQTTINSLEKLEKWNGLFYNWYNTDDGSVKKDWGQFISQVDNGWLSAGLIVVGQAYEELHGETSKLVTNMNYTPLYDPEVGQFRGGYDVAKGALTDHHYGMFYTEPRVGSYIAIGKGDVPQDHWWKMYRTLPQEWGWQAQIPQGKSVKYDGVDVFEGSYVYKDKKFVPSWGGSMFEALMPGMVIKEKDLGTQALGLNNQRHVELQIEYAKEKGYSAWGFSPSATPAGYSEFAATPLGTSGYKDGATVTAHATFLALDYAPEAVRKNIKALKNFKMFGKYGFYDSVNVETGELAKAYLALDQGMIMVSIANYLQDGVIRDYFHSDVIGQTPEELLKKEVFSIQ from the coding sequence ATGAAAAAAGTAAAACAATTCAGCTTCATTTTAACTTTTTGTCTGTTAGCTAATCTAGCTTTAACTCCTATGGCTTCAGCAGGTGACTCAAGCAATTTAATTGGATTTCGAGCAGAATTGAAAGCGATTGCATATAAAACCTATACGTTTTTTGAGGACTATACGGATCAGAATACTGGCTTGACTTACGATGAAGTACGGCACACTGAAAACGGGATAGAAGAAGCTAAACGTACCTCGCCCACAAACATCGCAATGTATATGATGAGTACCGTTTCAGCGCAACAATTGGGCATTCTTTCTAAGAAAGAAGCTGTACATCGCCTGCAAACAACAATAAATTCCCTCGAAAAGTTAGAAAAGTGGAACGGCCTATTTTATAACTGGTATAACACGGATGACGGATCAGTGAAGAAAGATTGGGGCCAATTTATTTCCCAAGTCGATAATGGCTGGTTATCCGCTGGTTTAATTGTTGTTGGGCAAGCCTATGAAGAACTTCATGGGGAAACAAGCAAGTTGGTTACAAATATGAATTATACTCCGCTATATGATCCTGAAGTCGGCCAATTCCGCGGAGGTTATGATGTGGCTAAAGGCGCGCTGACGGACCACCATTATGGGATGTTTTATACGGAACCACGTGTAGGCAGCTATATTGCTATTGGGAAAGGTGATGTTCCTCAAGATCATTGGTGGAAGATGTATCGCACATTACCTCAAGAATGGGGTTGGCAAGCTCAGATTCCTCAAGGCAAATCCGTTAAGTACGATGGAGTGGATGTGTTTGAAGGAAGTTATGTATACAAGGATAAAAAGTTCGTACCAAGTTGGGGAGGTAGTATGTTTGAAGCTCTTATGCCCGGTATGGTCATAAAGGAAAAAGACCTGGGTACTCAAGCTTTGGGATTGAACAACCAGCGTCATGTCGAATTGCAAATCGAATATGCCAAAGAAAAAGGGTATTCCGCATGGGGCTTCTCACCTTCTGCCACTCCGGCAGGTTACAGTGAGTTTGCAGCAACGCCGTTAGGTACCTCAGGTTACAAAGATGGAGCAACGGTAACAGCACATGCAACATTCCTTGCTCTGGATTATGCCCCTGAAGCTGTTCGAAAGAACATTAAAGCTTTAAAGAACTTCAAAATGTTTGGCAAATATGGGTTCTATGACTCAGTCAATGTTGAAACGGGAGAACTTGCAAAAGCTTATCTGGCACTGGATCAAGGGATGATTATGGTGTCGATCGCCAACTATCTTCAAGATGGCGTTATACGCGATTATTTTCACAGTGATGTGATAGGGCAGACGCCAGAAGAATTATTGAAAAAAGAAGTGTTTTCCATTCAATGA
- a CDS encoding serine hydrolase, protein MNPSSLSSKLEHIIPPLDLRSCLVSVRGEIMYEHYRNQEAATDIAKINSCTKSVLSALICIAMDKGLLPEATTPISTFFPQLTSDPDPRKPAITLEQLLTMTAGFNWDEFGGQNSFPRMTRTNHWVDFALEQRLSHVPGTYMEYNSGVSQILSAILMQNAGMNVAEFAERYLFEPLGIKDYEWESDPQGVHTGGFGLKMLPVDLLKFGQLFLQQGMWEGESLISSDLVSRSTQPFITVTPPNHGSYAWHWWVDVYPNERSDSENIAAEDDKPNLHYYYARGFGGQFVYIVPELELVTVLTNDKRKKEKPPLDVFPRLIAPELWKML, encoded by the coding sequence ATGAATCCTTCATCACTGTCATCCAAGTTAGAACATATCATTCCACCGCTGGATCTGCGAAGCTGCCTCGTCAGCGTACGCGGTGAGATTATGTACGAACACTACCGCAACCAAGAGGCTGCGACTGATATTGCAAAAATCAATTCATGTACCAAGAGTGTGCTATCCGCCCTCATCTGTATAGCGATGGATAAAGGTTTGTTACCAGAGGCAACAACCCCAATCTCCACTTTTTTTCCACAGTTGACATCCGATCCTGATCCGCGCAAACCAGCGATCACGCTGGAACAACTGCTTACCATGACAGCCGGATTCAACTGGGACGAGTTCGGCGGGCAGAATTCATTCCCTCGCATGACCCGCACCAATCATTGGGTGGATTTTGCATTGGAGCAACGCTTAAGCCATGTACCGGGTACATATATGGAGTACAACTCAGGAGTGTCACAGATCCTATCCGCCATCCTGATGCAAAATGCAGGTATGAACGTAGCCGAGTTCGCGGAACGTTATCTTTTTGAACCGCTGGGAATTAAGGATTATGAATGGGAAAGTGACCCTCAAGGTGTACATACTGGCGGATTCGGTCTTAAGATGTTACCCGTAGATCTGCTGAAATTCGGTCAGCTGTTTCTACAGCAAGGTATGTGGGAGGGTGAGTCTCTCATTTCAAGTGATCTCGTATCCCGTTCGACGCAGCCTTTCATTACAGTCACTCCACCGAATCACGGGAGTTATGCTTGGCATTGGTGGGTGGATGTCTATCCGAACGAAAGGTCTGACTCCGAAAATATTGCTGCTGAAGACGACAAACCCAATCTCCATTATTATTACGCGCGAGGATTTGGTGGTCAGTTTGTATATATTGTCCCAGAGCTCGAACTTGTTACGGTGCTAACCAATGACAAACGAAAGAAAGAGAAACCTCCGCTGGATGTTTTCCCTCGATTAATCGCCCCTGAGCTATGGAAGATGTTATAA